The Solanum lycopersicum chromosome 9, SLM_r2.1 genome window below encodes:
- the LOC101257701 gene encoding uncharacterized protein: MAESFNAWIVSARYKTIITMLEEIRVKMMKRIGDLREFSNTWITDISPMSLKILQENIQKSMQCNLTWNGERGFEIKHHGFTHTVDIVNRRCICRSWQLRGIPCPHGVAALHYKNLETIHYVASCYSKETYLSTYAHFIQPMNNMKMWSTSNNPIVKPPKIRKLPRRPIKVRRKEADESRKTGKLSKRGAVMTCRKCGTQGHNKRGCPTRNQADPSQSTEPVSQARSTGPSQSSEPSSHTQATESGRGKGTGKETRGRATRGRASGRGVPAQSHEDVTNIETVNGRGRGRGTGRGAGSGREMTQERNVNERLSRGRGMTQHSQTSSEANYSRGGLGRGKRPVEHEDTSGGQTRPFKRPRMVGVGIYQAKDGFTTLNPGLPSRM, from the exons ATGGCAGAAAGCTTTAATGCTTGGATAGTGTCTGCAAGGTATAAAACCATCATTACAATGCTTGAGGAGATAAGGGTGAAGATGATGAAAAGAATTGGTGATTTGAGAGAGTTCTCAAACACTTGGATCACTGATATATCTCCTATGTCTTTgaagattttgcaagaaaacATTCAAAAGTCTATGCAATGTAACTTGACTTGGAATGGAGAAAGAGGTTTTGAGATTAAACACCATGGGTTTACACACACTGTGGACATTGTTAATAGGAGGTGTATTTGCAGATCCTGGCAGCTTAGGGGAATTCCTTGTCCTCATGGTGTTGCTGCCCTTCATTACAAAAACTTGGAAACAATCCATTATGTGGCTAGCTGTTATAGCAAGGAAACCTACCTAAGCACATATGCCCATTTTATTCAGCCAATGAATAACATGAAAATGTGGTCAACCTCAAATAATCCAATTGTAAAGCCACCAAAGATCAGAAAGTTGCCTAGAAGACCAATTAAGGTTAGAAGAAAGGAAGCAGATGAAAGCAGAAAAACTGGAAAGTTGAGCAAAAGAGGTGCTGTAATGACCTGTAGAAAATGTGGCACACAAGGACACAATAAAAGAGGATGTCCTACAAGAAACCAAGCTGATCCAAGTCAATCAACTGAACCAGTTTCTCAGGCAAGAAGTACTGGTCCAAGTCAGTCATCTGAACCATCTTCTCATACACAG GCTACTGAAAGTGGTAGAGGAAAAGGCACAGGAAAAGAAACAAGAGGAAGAGCAACAAGAGGAAGAGCAAGTGGCAGAGGTGTTCCAGCTCAATCACATGAAGATGTTACAAACATAGAG ACTGTAAATggtagaggtagaggtagaggtACAGGTAGAGGAGCAGGATCAGGAAGAGAAATGACTCAAGAAAGAAATGTGAATGAACGACTAAGTAGAGGAAGAGGAATGACTCAACATAGTCAAACTAGTTCAGAAGCAAACTACAGTAGAGGAGGCCTAGGAAGAGGGAAGAGACCAGTAGAACATGAAGACACTAGTGGAGGACAAACAAGACCTTTTAAAAGGCCAAGAATGGTAGGTGTTGGCATATACCAAGCTAAAGATGGATTTACAACTCTCAAT CCTGGATTGCCAAGTagaatgtaa